A region from the Neomonachus schauinslandi chromosome 2, ASM220157v2, whole genome shotgun sequence genome encodes:
- the LOC110588404 gene encoding protein S100-A6-like: MKKYIKRLILYDQCPTKERPLDQAVGLLVVIFCKYLGRDGDKNTLGKKDLTELIQKELTIGLKLQDAEIAKLMDDLDWNKGKVVSFQEYVTFLGALTLIYDDDLKG; this comes from the exons ATGAAGAAGTATATTAAAAGACTGATActctatgaccaa TGCCCAACTAAGGAGCGCCCCCTGGATCAGGCCGTTGGCCTCCTTGTGGTCATCTTCTGCAAGTACTTGGGCAGGGATGGTGACAAGAACACCCTGGGCAAGAAGGACCTGACGGAGCTGATCCAGAAAGAGCTCACCATTGGCCTGAAGCTGCAGGATGCTGAGATTGCAAAGCTGATGGACGACTTGGACTGGAACAAGGGCAAAGTGGTGAGCTTCCAGGAATATGTCACCTTCCTGGGGGCCTTGACTTTGATCTATGATGATGATCTCAAGGGCTGA